In Paenibacillus dendritiformis, the DNA window CTTGCTCGAAGTTCGTTGAAGGGAACCATTCGGAATAGATGCGCCGCCATACATTCTGAATTCCGAGGCCGCTGTCGGGCTCTTCGGTCAGCGTCTCCCGGCTCTCGAATACCGCGTACGTACGGGCAGGCACGTGAAGAAGGTCGAATCCAGGAGGAGCCTCTACTCCTGCAGGCAGATCGAATCCCATCAGATAACGCTTGGTTCCATTCTCCTGAAAATCATACAGATAGCCGTAGAGCAGGGTGCGGGCCGGTCGGCCGGCAATCTCGTTAATCCGGTCGTGAGTGCCGTCATTCCAGATTTGATCGCCGAACGGGGGAATCTCCTTGTAGGGATCCGCATGAATGACGATGCTTTTGCCGATGACGGTGGATTCCAGCTCTTCCACTAGACGATAGTTCAATTCGCATTCTCCTTTGATCTCGATATGGAAGGAGATTCGTGAGAACGCCTTGAGCTTCACATCCCGCTTCTTGGCAGCGGACGGCGTCACGCCATGCAGACGTTGGAACGCCTTCGCGAACGCCTCCGGGCTCTCGTAGCCGTACTTGAGCGCGGCATCGATGACCTTGCAGTCCGTTCCCGCCAGTTCTTCCGCGGCAAGCGTCAGCCG includes these proteins:
- a CDS encoding AraC family transcriptional regulator, whose translation is MEALHLLRQAIDYIEEHLTGTLEIEDISQAALSSRYHFQRMFHVLTGFTVTEYIRNRRLTLAAEELAGTDCKVIDAALKYGYESPEAFAKAFQRLHGVTPSAAKKRDVKLKAFSRISFHIEIKGECELNYRLVEELESTVIGKSIVIHADPYKEIPPFGDQIWNDGTHDRINEIAGRPARTLLYGYLYDFQENGTKRYLMGFDLPAGVEAPPGFDLLHVPARTYAVFESRETLTEEPDSGLGIQNVWRRIYSEWFPSTNFEQAEGPCIEKYYWVNKQMTESICEVWIPVRRKAEHAANSMKPHGI